The following proteins come from a genomic window of Nicotiana tomentosiformis chromosome 12, ASM39032v3, whole genome shotgun sequence:
- the LOC104089657 gene encoding U-box domain-containing protein 4-like isoform X1 produces the protein MREGNYKLITFIEWHQRNREGDIQGTSKVFNRYEQFQWARQRAHLIRKLGCCAMEMSLLEVLLNNISQFFHLSSSESISDVLVQRYYCKNEDVLKILKPILEAIVDVEAASSELLQKAFARLAQFIDELRELYETWQPLGSKVYFVLQAESLIVKIRTCSLEILELLKSSHQCLPADLTLTSLEVGSQKQHSILKIKYVDYELMSMTITKAVKAQMEGLGASSDGFAKIADCLRLNSNKELLIEFVALEQLKENAEQAEKSEEVEYIEQIIALVSNMHDRFVTMKQSQTCTPVPIPPDFCCPLSLELMTDPVIVASGQTYERAFIRKWIDLGLTVCPKTRQTLGHTNLIPNYTVKALIANWCESNNVKLPDPMKSLSLNQSCSLLAHADSGVPRDTLGFPLPRGNHSSSPDSARFLSSPRKSLISSSINQREGSSPSHPHSSSDDSLPGVASNMLALDVERISIKSSEERMAHSGEINSTGHSMLAADEHSLVGHNRTTSAPSTLSNSNFSPAISGDGNEVSSRSAVAATDASGDVSESCPAAPLSVLRREPEFPSMLETRARNQSIWRRPSERFPRIVSSATVERRADLLEVEEQVRKLVQDLNSDSIDVKRDATAELRLLAKHNMDNRIVIASCGAINLLVNLLHSEDMKVQENAVTALLNLSINDNNKCSIANADAIEPLIHVLQTGTAEAKENSAATLFSLSVIEDNKMKIGRSGAIKPLVDLLGNGAPRGKKDAATALFNLSILHENKARIVQAGAVKFLVELMDPAAGMVDKAVAVLSNLATIHEGRAAIGQEGGIAVLVEVVELGSARGKENAAAALLQLCTNSSRFCNMVLQEGAVPPLVALSQSGTPRAREKAQALLSYFRNQRHGNAGRG, from the exons GTGCAATGGAGATGTCATTGTTAGAAGTTCTTCTCAACAACATCTCCCAATTTTTCCATTTATCATCAAGTGAAAGCATAAGTGATGTACTGGTTCAGAGGTATTATTGCAAGAATGAGGATGTGCTGAAGATTTTAAAGCCGATTCTTGAGGCCATTGTTGATGTTGAAGCAGCTTCCAGCGAGCTGCTTCAGAAAGCATTTGCCAGACTAGCTCAATTTATTGATGAACTGAGGGAGCTGTATGAAACCTGGCAACCATTGGGCAGTAAAGTTTATTTT GTCCTGCAAGCTGAATCACTGATTGTAAAAATCCGGACATGTAGTCTTGAAATTCTCGAGCTACTTAAATCTTCTCATCAATGCCTTCCTGCTGATTTAACTTTGACATCTCTTGAGGTAGGGAGCCAAAAACAG CACTCTATACTAAAAATTAAGTATGTGGATTATGAACTGATGTCCATGACTATCACAAAGGCTGTTAAGGCTCAAATGGAAGGCTTGGGAGCAAGCTCAGATGGCTTTGCAAAAATTGCTGATTGCCTAAGATTGAACTCAAACAAAGAGCTTTTGATTGAGTTTGTGGCCCTTGAACAATTGAAGGAGAACGCTGAACAAGCTGAAAAGAGCGAGGAAGTTGAATATATTgagcaaattatagcgcttgttTCCAATATGCATGACCGCTTTGTCACAATGAAACAGTCTCAGACCTGCACGCCTGTGCCGATACCTCCTGATTTTTGTTGCCCCCTCTCACTTGAGTTGATGACTGACCCTGTAATTGTTGCTTCCGGACAAACTTATGAGCGAGCTTTTATAAGGAAATGGATTGATCTCGGTCTTACTGTTTGTCCTAAGACAAGGCAAACGCTGGGGCACACAAATCTCATTCCTAATTACACTGTTAAGGCACTTATTGCAAATTGGTGTGAATCAAACAATGTAAAGCTGCCTGATCCGATGAAATCTCTGAGCTTGAATCAGTCATGTTCCCTTCTAGCACATGCAGATTCTGGTGTGCCCAGGGATACCCTGGGTTTTCCCCTTCCGAGGGGCAATCACTCTTCGTCACCAGATTCTGCTCGCTTTTTAAGTTCTCCTAGGAAGAGTTTGATTTCATCAAGTATAAACCAAAGAGAAGGATCATCTCCATCCCATCCCCATTCCTCTTCGGATGATTCTTTACCTGGAGTTGCTAGTAATATGCTAGCTCTGGATGTTGAAAGGATATCTATTAAGAGTTCTGAAGAACGTATGGCCCACTCTGGAGAGATAAACTCAACTGGTCATAGTATGTTAGCAGCCGATGAACACTCCCTTGTAGGTCATAATCGAACTACCTCGGCACCCAGCACACTATCTAATTCAAACTTTTCACCTGCAATTTCTGGTGATGGAAATGAAGTGTCTTCAAGGTCAGCAGTGGCTGCGACTGATGCTTCAGGGGATGTGTCAGAATCCTGTCCTGCTGCTCCATTGTCTGTCCTACGAAGGGAGCCGGAATTCCCATCCATGCTGGAGACAAGAGCTCGAAATCAATCCATCTGGCGTAGACCTTCTGAGAGGTTTCCTAGAATAGTTTCTTCTGCTACAGTTGAAAGAAGGGCTGATCTTTTGGAAGTTGAGGAGCAAGTTAGGAAGCTAGTTCAGGACTTGAATAGCGATTCCATTGATGTGAAAAGAGATGCCACAGCTGAACTCCGATTACTTGCCAAGCACAATATGGATAATCGTATTGTAATTGCAAGCTGTGGTGCCATCAACTTGTTGGTCAACTTACTTCATTCAGAAGACATGAAAGTACAGGAAAATGCTGTTACTGCACTTCTCAACTTATCAATTAATGACAACAACAAGTGTTCGATTGCAAATGCCGATGCAATTGAACCTCTGATTCATGTCCTCCAAACAGGGACTGCTGAGGCTAAAGAAAACTCCGCCGCTACACTTTTTAGCCTTTCTGTGATTGAGGATAACAAGATGAAGATTGGGAGGTCTGGGGCTATAAAACCTCTTGTGGATTTATTGGGAAATGGAGCTCCTAGGGGAAAGAAGGATGCAGCAACAGCTTTGTTTAACTTGTCAATACTTCATGAAAACAAGGCTCGCATTGTGCAGGCTGGTGCTGTAAAGTTTCTCGTAGAGTTGATGGACCCCGCTGCTGGGATGGTCGACAAGGCTGTTGCTGTTTTGTCAAATCTTGCAACCATTCACGAGGGAAGAGCAGCAATTGGCCAGGAAGGAGGGATTGCTGTTCTGGTTGAGGTTGTTGAGTTGGGTTCCGCAAGAGGTAAGGAGAATGCAGCAGCAGCTCTGTTGCAATTATGCACTAACAGTAGCAGATTCTGCAACATGGTTCTCCAGGAAGGAGCTGTACCTCCATTAGTGGCATTGTCACAGTCTGGAACCCCTAGAGCCAGAGAGAAG GCTCAGGCACTTCTTAGCTACTTCAGAAACCAACGGCATGGTAATGCAGGGAGGGGCTGA
- the LOC104089657 gene encoding U-box domain-containing protein 4-like isoform X2 has protein sequence MREGNYKLITFIEWHQRNREGDIQGTSKVFNRYEQFQWARQRAHLIRKLGCCAMEMSLLEVLLNNISQFFHLSSSESISDVLVQRYYCKNEDVLKILKPILEAIVDVEAASSELLQKAFARLAQFIDELRELYETWQPLGSKVYFVLQAESLIVKIRTCSLEILELLKSSHQCLPADLTLTSLEHSILKIKYVDYELMSMTITKAVKAQMEGLGASSDGFAKIADCLRLNSNKELLIEFVALEQLKENAEQAEKSEEVEYIEQIIALVSNMHDRFVTMKQSQTCTPVPIPPDFCCPLSLELMTDPVIVASGQTYERAFIRKWIDLGLTVCPKTRQTLGHTNLIPNYTVKALIANWCESNNVKLPDPMKSLSLNQSCSLLAHADSGVPRDTLGFPLPRGNHSSSPDSARFLSSPRKSLISSSINQREGSSPSHPHSSSDDSLPGVASNMLALDVERISIKSSEERMAHSGEINSTGHSMLAADEHSLVGHNRTTSAPSTLSNSNFSPAISGDGNEVSSRSAVAATDASGDVSESCPAAPLSVLRREPEFPSMLETRARNQSIWRRPSERFPRIVSSATVERRADLLEVEEQVRKLVQDLNSDSIDVKRDATAELRLLAKHNMDNRIVIASCGAINLLVNLLHSEDMKVQENAVTALLNLSINDNNKCSIANADAIEPLIHVLQTGTAEAKENSAATLFSLSVIEDNKMKIGRSGAIKPLVDLLGNGAPRGKKDAATALFNLSILHENKARIVQAGAVKFLVELMDPAAGMVDKAVAVLSNLATIHEGRAAIGQEGGIAVLVEVVELGSARGKENAAAALLQLCTNSSRFCNMVLQEGAVPPLVALSQSGTPRAREKAQALLSYFRNQRHGNAGRG, from the exons GTGCAATGGAGATGTCATTGTTAGAAGTTCTTCTCAACAACATCTCCCAATTTTTCCATTTATCATCAAGTGAAAGCATAAGTGATGTACTGGTTCAGAGGTATTATTGCAAGAATGAGGATGTGCTGAAGATTTTAAAGCCGATTCTTGAGGCCATTGTTGATGTTGAAGCAGCTTCCAGCGAGCTGCTTCAGAAAGCATTTGCCAGACTAGCTCAATTTATTGATGAACTGAGGGAGCTGTATGAAACCTGGCAACCATTGGGCAGTAAAGTTTATTTT GTCCTGCAAGCTGAATCACTGATTGTAAAAATCCGGACATGTAGTCTTGAAATTCTCGAGCTACTTAAATCTTCTCATCAATGCCTTCCTGCTGATTTAACTTTGACATCTCTTGAG CACTCTATACTAAAAATTAAGTATGTGGATTATGAACTGATGTCCATGACTATCACAAAGGCTGTTAAGGCTCAAATGGAAGGCTTGGGAGCAAGCTCAGATGGCTTTGCAAAAATTGCTGATTGCCTAAGATTGAACTCAAACAAAGAGCTTTTGATTGAGTTTGTGGCCCTTGAACAATTGAAGGAGAACGCTGAACAAGCTGAAAAGAGCGAGGAAGTTGAATATATTgagcaaattatagcgcttgttTCCAATATGCATGACCGCTTTGTCACAATGAAACAGTCTCAGACCTGCACGCCTGTGCCGATACCTCCTGATTTTTGTTGCCCCCTCTCACTTGAGTTGATGACTGACCCTGTAATTGTTGCTTCCGGACAAACTTATGAGCGAGCTTTTATAAGGAAATGGATTGATCTCGGTCTTACTGTTTGTCCTAAGACAAGGCAAACGCTGGGGCACACAAATCTCATTCCTAATTACACTGTTAAGGCACTTATTGCAAATTGGTGTGAATCAAACAATGTAAAGCTGCCTGATCCGATGAAATCTCTGAGCTTGAATCAGTCATGTTCCCTTCTAGCACATGCAGATTCTGGTGTGCCCAGGGATACCCTGGGTTTTCCCCTTCCGAGGGGCAATCACTCTTCGTCACCAGATTCTGCTCGCTTTTTAAGTTCTCCTAGGAAGAGTTTGATTTCATCAAGTATAAACCAAAGAGAAGGATCATCTCCATCCCATCCCCATTCCTCTTCGGATGATTCTTTACCTGGAGTTGCTAGTAATATGCTAGCTCTGGATGTTGAAAGGATATCTATTAAGAGTTCTGAAGAACGTATGGCCCACTCTGGAGAGATAAACTCAACTGGTCATAGTATGTTAGCAGCCGATGAACACTCCCTTGTAGGTCATAATCGAACTACCTCGGCACCCAGCACACTATCTAATTCAAACTTTTCACCTGCAATTTCTGGTGATGGAAATGAAGTGTCTTCAAGGTCAGCAGTGGCTGCGACTGATGCTTCAGGGGATGTGTCAGAATCCTGTCCTGCTGCTCCATTGTCTGTCCTACGAAGGGAGCCGGAATTCCCATCCATGCTGGAGACAAGAGCTCGAAATCAATCCATCTGGCGTAGACCTTCTGAGAGGTTTCCTAGAATAGTTTCTTCTGCTACAGTTGAAAGAAGGGCTGATCTTTTGGAAGTTGAGGAGCAAGTTAGGAAGCTAGTTCAGGACTTGAATAGCGATTCCATTGATGTGAAAAGAGATGCCACAGCTGAACTCCGATTACTTGCCAAGCACAATATGGATAATCGTATTGTAATTGCAAGCTGTGGTGCCATCAACTTGTTGGTCAACTTACTTCATTCAGAAGACATGAAAGTACAGGAAAATGCTGTTACTGCACTTCTCAACTTATCAATTAATGACAACAACAAGTGTTCGATTGCAAATGCCGATGCAATTGAACCTCTGATTCATGTCCTCCAAACAGGGACTGCTGAGGCTAAAGAAAACTCCGCCGCTACACTTTTTAGCCTTTCTGTGATTGAGGATAACAAGATGAAGATTGGGAGGTCTGGGGCTATAAAACCTCTTGTGGATTTATTGGGAAATGGAGCTCCTAGGGGAAAGAAGGATGCAGCAACAGCTTTGTTTAACTTGTCAATACTTCATGAAAACAAGGCTCGCATTGTGCAGGCTGGTGCTGTAAAGTTTCTCGTAGAGTTGATGGACCCCGCTGCTGGGATGGTCGACAAGGCTGTTGCTGTTTTGTCAAATCTTGCAACCATTCACGAGGGAAGAGCAGCAATTGGCCAGGAAGGAGGGATTGCTGTTCTGGTTGAGGTTGTTGAGTTGGGTTCCGCAAGAGGTAAGGAGAATGCAGCAGCAGCTCTGTTGCAATTATGCACTAACAGTAGCAGATTCTGCAACATGGTTCTCCAGGAAGGAGCTGTACCTCCATTAGTGGCATTGTCACAGTCTGGAACCCCTAGAGCCAGAGAGAAG GCTCAGGCACTTCTTAGCTACTTCAGAAACCAACGGCATGGTAATGCAGGGAGGGGCTGA
- the LOC104089657 gene encoding U-box domain-containing protein 4-like isoform X3 — protein MEMSLLEVLLNNISQFFHLSSSESISDVLVQRYYCKNEDVLKILKPILEAIVDVEAASSELLQKAFARLAQFIDELRELYETWQPLGSKVYFVLQAESLIVKIRTCSLEILELLKSSHQCLPADLTLTSLEVGSQKQHSILKIKYVDYELMSMTITKAVKAQMEGLGASSDGFAKIADCLRLNSNKELLIEFVALEQLKENAEQAEKSEEVEYIEQIIALVSNMHDRFVTMKQSQTCTPVPIPPDFCCPLSLELMTDPVIVASGQTYERAFIRKWIDLGLTVCPKTRQTLGHTNLIPNYTVKALIANWCESNNVKLPDPMKSLSLNQSCSLLAHADSGVPRDTLGFPLPRGNHSSSPDSARFLSSPRKSLISSSINQREGSSPSHPHSSSDDSLPGVASNMLALDVERISIKSSEERMAHSGEINSTGHSMLAADEHSLVGHNRTTSAPSTLSNSNFSPAISGDGNEVSSRSAVAATDASGDVSESCPAAPLSVLRREPEFPSMLETRARNQSIWRRPSERFPRIVSSATVERRADLLEVEEQVRKLVQDLNSDSIDVKRDATAELRLLAKHNMDNRIVIASCGAINLLVNLLHSEDMKVQENAVTALLNLSINDNNKCSIANADAIEPLIHVLQTGTAEAKENSAATLFSLSVIEDNKMKIGRSGAIKPLVDLLGNGAPRGKKDAATALFNLSILHENKARIVQAGAVKFLVELMDPAAGMVDKAVAVLSNLATIHEGRAAIGQEGGIAVLVEVVELGSARGKENAAAALLQLCTNSSRFCNMVLQEGAVPPLVALSQSGTPRAREKAQALLSYFRNQRHGNAGRG, from the exons ATGGAGATGTCATTGTTAGAAGTTCTTCTCAACAACATCTCCCAATTTTTCCATTTATCATCAAGTGAAAGCATAAGTGATGTACTGGTTCAGAGGTATTATTGCAAGAATGAGGATGTGCTGAAGATTTTAAAGCCGATTCTTGAGGCCATTGTTGATGTTGAAGCAGCTTCCAGCGAGCTGCTTCAGAAAGCATTTGCCAGACTAGCTCAATTTATTGATGAACTGAGGGAGCTGTATGAAACCTGGCAACCATTGGGCAGTAAAGTTTATTTT GTCCTGCAAGCTGAATCACTGATTGTAAAAATCCGGACATGTAGTCTTGAAATTCTCGAGCTACTTAAATCTTCTCATCAATGCCTTCCTGCTGATTTAACTTTGACATCTCTTGAGGTAGGGAGCCAAAAACAG CACTCTATACTAAAAATTAAGTATGTGGATTATGAACTGATGTCCATGACTATCACAAAGGCTGTTAAGGCTCAAATGGAAGGCTTGGGAGCAAGCTCAGATGGCTTTGCAAAAATTGCTGATTGCCTAAGATTGAACTCAAACAAAGAGCTTTTGATTGAGTTTGTGGCCCTTGAACAATTGAAGGAGAACGCTGAACAAGCTGAAAAGAGCGAGGAAGTTGAATATATTgagcaaattatagcgcttgttTCCAATATGCATGACCGCTTTGTCACAATGAAACAGTCTCAGACCTGCACGCCTGTGCCGATACCTCCTGATTTTTGTTGCCCCCTCTCACTTGAGTTGATGACTGACCCTGTAATTGTTGCTTCCGGACAAACTTATGAGCGAGCTTTTATAAGGAAATGGATTGATCTCGGTCTTACTGTTTGTCCTAAGACAAGGCAAACGCTGGGGCACACAAATCTCATTCCTAATTACACTGTTAAGGCACTTATTGCAAATTGGTGTGAATCAAACAATGTAAAGCTGCCTGATCCGATGAAATCTCTGAGCTTGAATCAGTCATGTTCCCTTCTAGCACATGCAGATTCTGGTGTGCCCAGGGATACCCTGGGTTTTCCCCTTCCGAGGGGCAATCACTCTTCGTCACCAGATTCTGCTCGCTTTTTAAGTTCTCCTAGGAAGAGTTTGATTTCATCAAGTATAAACCAAAGAGAAGGATCATCTCCATCCCATCCCCATTCCTCTTCGGATGATTCTTTACCTGGAGTTGCTAGTAATATGCTAGCTCTGGATGTTGAAAGGATATCTATTAAGAGTTCTGAAGAACGTATGGCCCACTCTGGAGAGATAAACTCAACTGGTCATAGTATGTTAGCAGCCGATGAACACTCCCTTGTAGGTCATAATCGAACTACCTCGGCACCCAGCACACTATCTAATTCAAACTTTTCACCTGCAATTTCTGGTGATGGAAATGAAGTGTCTTCAAGGTCAGCAGTGGCTGCGACTGATGCTTCAGGGGATGTGTCAGAATCCTGTCCTGCTGCTCCATTGTCTGTCCTACGAAGGGAGCCGGAATTCCCATCCATGCTGGAGACAAGAGCTCGAAATCAATCCATCTGGCGTAGACCTTCTGAGAGGTTTCCTAGAATAGTTTCTTCTGCTACAGTTGAAAGAAGGGCTGATCTTTTGGAAGTTGAGGAGCAAGTTAGGAAGCTAGTTCAGGACTTGAATAGCGATTCCATTGATGTGAAAAGAGATGCCACAGCTGAACTCCGATTACTTGCCAAGCACAATATGGATAATCGTATTGTAATTGCAAGCTGTGGTGCCATCAACTTGTTGGTCAACTTACTTCATTCAGAAGACATGAAAGTACAGGAAAATGCTGTTACTGCACTTCTCAACTTATCAATTAATGACAACAACAAGTGTTCGATTGCAAATGCCGATGCAATTGAACCTCTGATTCATGTCCTCCAAACAGGGACTGCTGAGGCTAAAGAAAACTCCGCCGCTACACTTTTTAGCCTTTCTGTGATTGAGGATAACAAGATGAAGATTGGGAGGTCTGGGGCTATAAAACCTCTTGTGGATTTATTGGGAAATGGAGCTCCTAGGGGAAAGAAGGATGCAGCAACAGCTTTGTTTAACTTGTCAATACTTCATGAAAACAAGGCTCGCATTGTGCAGGCTGGTGCTGTAAAGTTTCTCGTAGAGTTGATGGACCCCGCTGCTGGGATGGTCGACAAGGCTGTTGCTGTTTTGTCAAATCTTGCAACCATTCACGAGGGAAGAGCAGCAATTGGCCAGGAAGGAGGGATTGCTGTTCTGGTTGAGGTTGTTGAGTTGGGTTCCGCAAGAGGTAAGGAGAATGCAGCAGCAGCTCTGTTGCAATTATGCACTAACAGTAGCAGATTCTGCAACATGGTTCTCCAGGAAGGAGCTGTACCTCCATTAGTGGCATTGTCACAGTCTGGAACCCCTAGAGCCAGAGAGAAG GCTCAGGCACTTCTTAGCTACTTCAGAAACCAACGGCATGGTAATGCAGGGAGGGGCTGA
- the LOC104089657 gene encoding U-box domain-containing protein 4-like isoform X4, with protein sequence MEMSLLEVLLNNISQFFHLSSSESISDVLVQRYYCKNEDVLKILKPILEAIVDVEAASSELLQKAFARLAQFIDELRELYETWQPLGSKVYFVLQAESLIVKIRTCSLEILELLKSSHQCLPADLTLTSLEHSILKIKYVDYELMSMTITKAVKAQMEGLGASSDGFAKIADCLRLNSNKELLIEFVALEQLKENAEQAEKSEEVEYIEQIIALVSNMHDRFVTMKQSQTCTPVPIPPDFCCPLSLELMTDPVIVASGQTYERAFIRKWIDLGLTVCPKTRQTLGHTNLIPNYTVKALIANWCESNNVKLPDPMKSLSLNQSCSLLAHADSGVPRDTLGFPLPRGNHSSSPDSARFLSSPRKSLISSSINQREGSSPSHPHSSSDDSLPGVASNMLALDVERISIKSSEERMAHSGEINSTGHSMLAADEHSLVGHNRTTSAPSTLSNSNFSPAISGDGNEVSSRSAVAATDASGDVSESCPAAPLSVLRREPEFPSMLETRARNQSIWRRPSERFPRIVSSATVERRADLLEVEEQVRKLVQDLNSDSIDVKRDATAELRLLAKHNMDNRIVIASCGAINLLVNLLHSEDMKVQENAVTALLNLSINDNNKCSIANADAIEPLIHVLQTGTAEAKENSAATLFSLSVIEDNKMKIGRSGAIKPLVDLLGNGAPRGKKDAATALFNLSILHENKARIVQAGAVKFLVELMDPAAGMVDKAVAVLSNLATIHEGRAAIGQEGGIAVLVEVVELGSARGKENAAAALLQLCTNSSRFCNMVLQEGAVPPLVALSQSGTPRAREKAQALLSYFRNQRHGNAGRG encoded by the exons ATGGAGATGTCATTGTTAGAAGTTCTTCTCAACAACATCTCCCAATTTTTCCATTTATCATCAAGTGAAAGCATAAGTGATGTACTGGTTCAGAGGTATTATTGCAAGAATGAGGATGTGCTGAAGATTTTAAAGCCGATTCTTGAGGCCATTGTTGATGTTGAAGCAGCTTCCAGCGAGCTGCTTCAGAAAGCATTTGCCAGACTAGCTCAATTTATTGATGAACTGAGGGAGCTGTATGAAACCTGGCAACCATTGGGCAGTAAAGTTTATTTT GTCCTGCAAGCTGAATCACTGATTGTAAAAATCCGGACATGTAGTCTTGAAATTCTCGAGCTACTTAAATCTTCTCATCAATGCCTTCCTGCTGATTTAACTTTGACATCTCTTGAG CACTCTATACTAAAAATTAAGTATGTGGATTATGAACTGATGTCCATGACTATCACAAAGGCTGTTAAGGCTCAAATGGAAGGCTTGGGAGCAAGCTCAGATGGCTTTGCAAAAATTGCTGATTGCCTAAGATTGAACTCAAACAAAGAGCTTTTGATTGAGTTTGTGGCCCTTGAACAATTGAAGGAGAACGCTGAACAAGCTGAAAAGAGCGAGGAAGTTGAATATATTgagcaaattatagcgcttgttTCCAATATGCATGACCGCTTTGTCACAATGAAACAGTCTCAGACCTGCACGCCTGTGCCGATACCTCCTGATTTTTGTTGCCCCCTCTCACTTGAGTTGATGACTGACCCTGTAATTGTTGCTTCCGGACAAACTTATGAGCGAGCTTTTATAAGGAAATGGATTGATCTCGGTCTTACTGTTTGTCCTAAGACAAGGCAAACGCTGGGGCACACAAATCTCATTCCTAATTACACTGTTAAGGCACTTATTGCAAATTGGTGTGAATCAAACAATGTAAAGCTGCCTGATCCGATGAAATCTCTGAGCTTGAATCAGTCATGTTCCCTTCTAGCACATGCAGATTCTGGTGTGCCCAGGGATACCCTGGGTTTTCCCCTTCCGAGGGGCAATCACTCTTCGTCACCAGATTCTGCTCGCTTTTTAAGTTCTCCTAGGAAGAGTTTGATTTCATCAAGTATAAACCAAAGAGAAGGATCATCTCCATCCCATCCCCATTCCTCTTCGGATGATTCTTTACCTGGAGTTGCTAGTAATATGCTAGCTCTGGATGTTGAAAGGATATCTATTAAGAGTTCTGAAGAACGTATGGCCCACTCTGGAGAGATAAACTCAACTGGTCATAGTATGTTAGCAGCCGATGAACACTCCCTTGTAGGTCATAATCGAACTACCTCGGCACCCAGCACACTATCTAATTCAAACTTTTCACCTGCAATTTCTGGTGATGGAAATGAAGTGTCTTCAAGGTCAGCAGTGGCTGCGACTGATGCTTCAGGGGATGTGTCAGAATCCTGTCCTGCTGCTCCATTGTCTGTCCTACGAAGGGAGCCGGAATTCCCATCCATGCTGGAGACAAGAGCTCGAAATCAATCCATCTGGCGTAGACCTTCTGAGAGGTTTCCTAGAATAGTTTCTTCTGCTACAGTTGAAAGAAGGGCTGATCTTTTGGAAGTTGAGGAGCAAGTTAGGAAGCTAGTTCAGGACTTGAATAGCGATTCCATTGATGTGAAAAGAGATGCCACAGCTGAACTCCGATTACTTGCCAAGCACAATATGGATAATCGTATTGTAATTGCAAGCTGTGGTGCCATCAACTTGTTGGTCAACTTACTTCATTCAGAAGACATGAAAGTACAGGAAAATGCTGTTACTGCACTTCTCAACTTATCAATTAATGACAACAACAAGTGTTCGATTGCAAATGCCGATGCAATTGAACCTCTGATTCATGTCCTCCAAACAGGGACTGCTGAGGCTAAAGAAAACTCCGCCGCTACACTTTTTAGCCTTTCTGTGATTGAGGATAACAAGATGAAGATTGGGAGGTCTGGGGCTATAAAACCTCTTGTGGATTTATTGGGAAATGGAGCTCCTAGGGGAAAGAAGGATGCAGCAACAGCTTTGTTTAACTTGTCAATACTTCATGAAAACAAGGCTCGCATTGTGCAGGCTGGTGCTGTAAAGTTTCTCGTAGAGTTGATGGACCCCGCTGCTGGGATGGTCGACAAGGCTGTTGCTGTTTTGTCAAATCTTGCAACCATTCACGAGGGAAGAGCAGCAATTGGCCAGGAAGGAGGGATTGCTGTTCTGGTTGAGGTTGTTGAGTTGGGTTCCGCAAGAGGTAAGGAGAATGCAGCAGCAGCTCTGTTGCAATTATGCACTAACAGTAGCAGATTCTGCAACATGGTTCTCCAGGAAGGAGCTGTACCTCCATTAGTGGCATTGTCACAGTCTGGAACCCCTAGAGCCAGAGAGAAG GCTCAGGCACTTCTTAGCTACTTCAGAAACCAACGGCATGGTAATGCAGGGAGGGGCTGA